A region of Mesoplodon densirostris isolate mMesDen1 chromosome 11, mMesDen1 primary haplotype, whole genome shotgun sequence DNA encodes the following proteins:
- the RAD52 gene encoding DNA repair protein RAD52 homolog isoform X6, with amino-acid sequence MSGTEEAILSGHPAGGNSVLCFGQYQYTAEEYQAIQNALRQRLGPEYISSRMAGGGQKVCYIEGHRVINLANEMFGYNGWAHSITQQNVDFVDLNNGKFYVGVCAFVRVQLKVRVMEGTCCLQARGRWESEQDGSYHEDVGYGVSEGLKSKALSLEKARKEAVTDGLKRALRSFGNALGNCILDKDYLRSLNKLPHQPPLGVDLTKAKRQDFEPSVEQARYSSCRQNLTLGPPKPQEVTSPCRPSHHVVIQGMRTAAPGAGHVPSPPLLLPRSPTSAATESDATYQRKLRQRQLQQRFREQMEKQQQEPPSGPPAEKQGPALPPEPPAGTAASEPLTQTDVFPAPRLLMLHLLVTPVLADSLEMWYMALDAGDSVVKPLSKPEPPQTPAASVLQNEMETWNRTPQSLCHQNPQAKSGPWHLQTYNLNQHVTGDCDSYRKNQDTKKRKLDPS; translated from the exons ATGTCTGGGACTGAAGAAGCAATTCTTAGTGGCCATCCTGCTGGTGGCAACTCTGTATTATGCTTTGGTCAG TACCAATACACAGCAGAAGAGTACCAGGCCATCCAGAATGCTCTGAGGCAGAGGCTGGGCCCAGAATACATAAGTAGCCGCATGGCTGGAGGAGGCCAGAAG gtgTGTTACATCGAGGGTCACAGGGTAATTaatctggccaatgagatgtttGGGTACAATGGCTGGGCACACTCTATCACACAACAGAACGTGG ATTTTGTTGACCTTAACAATGGCAAGTTCTACGTGGGCGTCTGTGCATTTGTGAGAGTCCAGCTGAAGGTGAGGGTGATGGAGGGGACGTGCTGCCTGCAGGCACGGGGCAGGTGGGAGAGTGAGCAG GATGGTTCGTATCATGAGGATGTGGGCTATGGTGTCAGCGAGGGCCTCAAGTCCAAAGCCTTGTCTTTGGAGAAGGCGAGGAAGGAGGCAGTGACCGATGGGCTGAAGCGAGCACTGAG AAGTTTCGGGAATGCACTTGGAAATTGTATTCTGGACAAAGACTATCTGAGGTCACTAAACAAGCTTCCACACCAG CCGCCTCTTGGAGTGGACTTAACTAAAGCGAAGAGACAAGACTTTGAACCATCTGTGGAACAAGCCAGATATAGCAGCTGCCGACAGAACCTGACTCTGGGACCCCCCAAACCACAGGAGGTGACGTCCCCTTGCAGACCAAGCCACCACGTTGTGATTCAGGGGATGAGGACAGCAGCTCCGGGTGCAGGCCACGTGCCCTCCCCGCCCCTGCTCCTTCCCAG AAGCCCGACCTCCGCCGCCACAGAGAGCGATGCCACGTACCAGCGGAAGCTCCGGCAAAGACAGCTGCAGCAGCGGTTCCGGGAGCAGATGGAGAAACAGCAGCAGGAACCCCCGTCTGGCCCACCCGCCGAGAAGCAGGGTCCTG CTCTGCCACCGGAGCCACCTGCCGGAACTGCTGCTTCAGAGCCGCTCACCCAGACAGACGTGTTTCCAG CACCTCGTTTGCTGATGCTGCATTTGCTTGTGACCCCTGTCCTTGCAGACAGTCTTGAAATGTGGTACATGGCTCTAGATGCAGGGGACAGTGTGGTCAAGCCCTTGTCTAAACCAGAACCGCCACAGACCCCTGCCGCCTCCGTCCTGCAGAACGAGATGGAGACCTGGAACAGGACCCCACAGAGCCTTTGCCACCAGAATCCACAGGCAAAATCTGGACCCTGGCACCTTCAAACTTACAACCTTAACCAACACGTAACAG GAGACTGTGATTCATATAGGAAGAACCAGGACACGAAGAAAAGGAAATTGGATCCATCTTGA
- the RAD52 gene encoding DNA repair protein RAD52 homolog isoform X12: MSGTEEAILSGHPAGGNSVLCFGQYQYTAEEYQAIQNALRQRLGPEYISSRMAGGGQKVCYIEGHRVINLANEMFGYNGWAHSITQQNVDFVDLNNGKFYVGVCAFVRVQLKVRVMEGTCCLQARGRWESEQDGSYHEDVGYGVSEGLKSKALSLEKARKEAVTDGLKRALRSFGNALGNCILDKDYLRSLNKLPHQPPLGVDLTKAKRQDFEPSVEQARYSSCRQNLTLGPPKPQEVTSPCRPSHHVVIQGMRTAAPGAGHVPSPPLLLPRSPTSAATESDATYQRKLRQRQLQQRFREQMEKQQQEPPSGPPAEKQGPGETNFSGFFRSLMRREDIVSSVLFYTDLQQLCHRSHLPELLLQSRSPRQTCFQTVLKCGTWL, encoded by the exons ATGTCTGGGACTGAAGAAGCAATTCTTAGTGGCCATCCTGCTGGTGGCAACTCTGTATTATGCTTTGGTCAG TACCAATACACAGCAGAAGAGTACCAGGCCATCCAGAATGCTCTGAGGCAGAGGCTGGGCCCAGAATACATAAGTAGCCGCATGGCTGGAGGAGGCCAGAAG gtgTGTTACATCGAGGGTCACAGGGTAATTaatctggccaatgagatgtttGGGTACAATGGCTGGGCACACTCTATCACACAACAGAACGTGG ATTTTGTTGACCTTAACAATGGCAAGTTCTACGTGGGCGTCTGTGCATTTGTGAGAGTCCAGCTGAAGGTGAGGGTGATGGAGGGGACGTGCTGCCTGCAGGCACGGGGCAGGTGGGAGAGTGAGCAG GATGGTTCGTATCATGAGGATGTGGGCTATGGTGTCAGCGAGGGCCTCAAGTCCAAAGCCTTGTCTTTGGAGAAGGCGAGGAAGGAGGCAGTGACCGATGGGCTGAAGCGAGCACTGAG AAGTTTCGGGAATGCACTTGGAAATTGTATTCTGGACAAAGACTATCTGAGGTCACTAAACAAGCTTCCACACCAG CCGCCTCTTGGAGTGGACTTAACTAAAGCGAAGAGACAAGACTTTGAACCATCTGTGGAACAAGCCAGATATAGCAGCTGCCGACAGAACCTGACTCTGGGACCCCCCAAACCACAGGAGGTGACGTCCCCTTGCAGACCAAGCCACCACGTTGTGATTCAGGGGATGAGGACAGCAGCTCCGGGTGCAGGCCACGTGCCCTCCCCGCCCCTGCTCCTTCCCAG AAGCCCGACCTCCGCCGCCACAGAGAGCGATGCCACGTACCAGCGGAAGCTCCGGCAAAGACAGCTGCAGCAGCGGTTCCGGGAGCAGATGGAGAAACAGCAGCAGGAACCCCCGTCTGGCCCACCCGCCGAGAAGCAGGGTCCTG GAGAAACAAACTTCTCAGGTTTTTTTCGCAGTTTGATGAGAAGAGAGGATATAGTATCGTCCGTCCTCTTTTATACGGATCTGCAG CAGCTCTGCCACCGGAGCCACCTGCCGGAACTGCTGCTTCAGAGCCGCTCACCCAGACAGACGTGTTTCCAG ACAGTCTTGAAATGTGGTACATGGCTCTAG
- the RAD52 gene encoding DNA repair protein RAD52 homolog isoform X2 → MSGTEEAILSGHPAGGNSVLCFGQYQYTAEEYQAIQNALRQRLGPEYISSRMAGGGQKVCYIEGHRVINLANEMFGYNGWAHSITQQNVDFVDLNNGKFYVGVCAFVRVQLKVRVMEGTCCLQARGRWESEQDGSYHEDVGYGVSEGLKSKALSLEKARKEAVTDGLKRALRSFGNALGNCILDKDYLRSLNKLPHQPPLGVDLTKAKRQDFEPSVEQARYSSCRQNLTLGPPKPQEVTSPCRPSHHVVIQGMRTAAPGAGHVPSPPLLLPRSPTSAATESDATYQRKLRQRQLQQRFREQMEKQQQEPPSGPPAEKQGPGFFRSLMRREDIVSSVLFYTDLQQLCHRSHLPELLLQSRSPRQTCFQVRRARGVTSVLISKYLSSASPRLLMLHLLVTPVLADSLEMWYMALDAGDSVVKPLSKPEPPQTPAASVLQNEMETWNRTPQSLCHQNPQAKSGPWHLQTYNLNQHVTGDCDSYRKNQDTKKRKLDPS, encoded by the exons ATGTCTGGGACTGAAGAAGCAATTCTTAGTGGCCATCCTGCTGGTGGCAACTCTGTATTATGCTTTGGTCAG TACCAATACACAGCAGAAGAGTACCAGGCCATCCAGAATGCTCTGAGGCAGAGGCTGGGCCCAGAATACATAAGTAGCCGCATGGCTGGAGGAGGCCAGAAG gtgTGTTACATCGAGGGTCACAGGGTAATTaatctggccaatgagatgtttGGGTACAATGGCTGGGCACACTCTATCACACAACAGAACGTGG ATTTTGTTGACCTTAACAATGGCAAGTTCTACGTGGGCGTCTGTGCATTTGTGAGAGTCCAGCTGAAGGTGAGGGTGATGGAGGGGACGTGCTGCCTGCAGGCACGGGGCAGGTGGGAGAGTGAGCAG GATGGTTCGTATCATGAGGATGTGGGCTATGGTGTCAGCGAGGGCCTCAAGTCCAAAGCCTTGTCTTTGGAGAAGGCGAGGAAGGAGGCAGTGACCGATGGGCTGAAGCGAGCACTGAG AAGTTTCGGGAATGCACTTGGAAATTGTATTCTGGACAAAGACTATCTGAGGTCACTAAACAAGCTTCCACACCAG CCGCCTCTTGGAGTGGACTTAACTAAAGCGAAGAGACAAGACTTTGAACCATCTGTGGAACAAGCCAGATATAGCAGCTGCCGACAGAACCTGACTCTGGGACCCCCCAAACCACAGGAGGTGACGTCCCCTTGCAGACCAAGCCACCACGTTGTGATTCAGGGGATGAGGACAGCAGCTCCGGGTGCAGGCCACGTGCCCTCCCCGCCCCTGCTCCTTCCCAG AAGCCCGACCTCCGCCGCCACAGAGAGCGATGCCACGTACCAGCGGAAGCTCCGGCAAAGACAGCTGCAGCAGCGGTTCCGGGAGCAGATGGAGAAACAGCAGCAGGAACCCCCGTCTGGCCCACCCGCCGAGAAGCAGGGTCCTG GTTTTTTTCGCAGTTTGATGAGAAGAGAGGATATAGTATCGTCCGTCCTCTTTTATACGGATCTGCAG CAGCTCTGCCACCGGAGCCACCTGCCGGAACTGCTGCTTCAGAGCCGCTCACCCAGACAGACGTGTTTCCAGGTCAGGAGGGCTAGAGGAGTGACTTCAGTCCTAATCAGTAAATACCTATCAAGTGCCT CACCTCGTTTGCTGATGCTGCATTTGCTTGTGACCCCTGTCCTTGCAGACAGTCTTGAAATGTGGTACATGGCTCTAGATGCAGGGGACAGTGTGGTCAAGCCCTTGTCTAAACCAGAACCGCCACAGACCCCTGCCGCCTCCGTCCTGCAGAACGAGATGGAGACCTGGAACAGGACCCCACAGAGCCTTTGCCACCAGAATCCACAGGCAAAATCTGGACCCTGGCACCTTCAAACTTACAACCTTAACCAACACGTAACAG GAGACTGTGATTCATATAGGAAGAACCAGGACACGAAGAAAAGGAAATTGGATCCATCTTGA
- the RAD52 gene encoding DNA repair protein RAD52 homolog isoform X8 — translation MSGTEEAILSGHPAGGNSVLCFGQYQYTAEEYQAIQNALRQRLGPEYISSRMAGGGQKVCYIEGHRVINLANEMFGYNGWAHSITQQNVDFVDLNNGKFYVGVCAFVRVQLKVRVMEGTCCLQARGRWESEQDGSYHEDVGYGVSEGLKSKALSLEKARKEAVTDGLKRALRSFGNALGNCILDKDYLRSLNKLPHQPPLGVDLTKAKRQDFEPSVEQARYSSCRQNLTLGPPKPQEKPDLRRHRERCHVPAEAPAKTAAAAVPGADGETAAGTPVWPTRREAGSWFFSQFDEKRGYSIVRPLLYGSAAALPPEPPAGTAASEPLTQTDVFPAPRLLMLHLLVTPVLADSLEMWYMALDAGDSVVKPLSKPEPPQTPAASVLQNEMETWNRTPQSLCHQNPQAKSGPWHLQTYNLNQHVTGDCDSYRKNQDTKKRKLDPS, via the exons ATGTCTGGGACTGAAGAAGCAATTCTTAGTGGCCATCCTGCTGGTGGCAACTCTGTATTATGCTTTGGTCAG TACCAATACACAGCAGAAGAGTACCAGGCCATCCAGAATGCTCTGAGGCAGAGGCTGGGCCCAGAATACATAAGTAGCCGCATGGCTGGAGGAGGCCAGAAG gtgTGTTACATCGAGGGTCACAGGGTAATTaatctggccaatgagatgtttGGGTACAATGGCTGGGCACACTCTATCACACAACAGAACGTGG ATTTTGTTGACCTTAACAATGGCAAGTTCTACGTGGGCGTCTGTGCATTTGTGAGAGTCCAGCTGAAGGTGAGGGTGATGGAGGGGACGTGCTGCCTGCAGGCACGGGGCAGGTGGGAGAGTGAGCAG GATGGTTCGTATCATGAGGATGTGGGCTATGGTGTCAGCGAGGGCCTCAAGTCCAAAGCCTTGTCTTTGGAGAAGGCGAGGAAGGAGGCAGTGACCGATGGGCTGAAGCGAGCACTGAG AAGTTTCGGGAATGCACTTGGAAATTGTATTCTGGACAAAGACTATCTGAGGTCACTAAACAAGCTTCCACACCAG CCGCCTCTTGGAGTGGACTTAACTAAAGCGAAGAGACAAGACTTTGAACCATCTGTGGAACAAGCCAGATATAGCAGCTGCCGACAGAACCTGACTCTGGGACCCCCCAAACCACAGGAG AAGCCCGACCTCCGCCGCCACAGAGAGCGATGCCACGTACCAGCGGAAGCTCCGGCAAAGACAGCTGCAGCAGCGGTTCCGGGAGCAGATGGAGAAACAGCAGCAGGAACCCCCGTCTGGCCCACCCGCCGAGAAGCAGGGTCCTG GTTTTTTTCGCAGTTTGATGAGAAGAGAGGATATAGTATCGTCCGTCCTCTTTTATACGGATCTGCAG CAGCTCTGCCACCGGAGCCACCTGCCGGAACTGCTGCTTCAGAGCCGCTCACCCAGACAGACGTGTTTCCAG CACCTCGTTTGCTGATGCTGCATTTGCTTGTGACCCCTGTCCTTGCAGACAGTCTTGAAATGTGGTACATGGCTCTAGATGCAGGGGACAGTGTGGTCAAGCCCTTGTCTAAACCAGAACCGCCACAGACCCCTGCCGCCTCCGTCCTGCAGAACGAGATGGAGACCTGGAACAGGACCCCACAGAGCCTTTGCCACCAGAATCCACAGGCAAAATCTGGACCCTGGCACCTTCAAACTTACAACCTTAACCAACACGTAACAG GAGACTGTGATTCATATAGGAAGAACCAGGACACGAAGAAAAGGAAATTGGATCCATCTTGA
- the RAD52 gene encoding DNA repair protein RAD52 homolog isoform X3 gives MSGTEEAILSGHPAGGNSVLCFGQYQYTAEEYQAIQNALRQRLGPEYISSRMAGGGQKVCYIEGHRVINLANEMFGYNGWAHSITQQNVDFVDLNNGKFYVGVCAFVRVQLKVRVMEGTCCLQARGRWESEQDGSYHEDVGYGVSEGLKSKALSLEKARKEAVTDGLKRALRSFGNALGNCILDKDYLRSLNKLPHQPPLGVDLTKAKRQDFEPSVEQARYSSCRQNLTLGPPKPQEVTSPCRPSHHVVIQGMRTAAPGAGHVPSPPLLLPRSPTSAATESDATYQRKLRQRQLQQRFREQMEKQQQEPPSGPPAEKQGPGETNFSGFFRSLMRREDIVSSVLFYTDLQQLCHRSHLPELLLQSRSPRQTCFQVRRARGVTSVLISKYLSSAYSLEMWYMALDAGDSVVKPLSKPEPPQTPAASVLQNEMETWNRTPQSLCHQNPQAKSGPWHLQTYNLNQHVTGDCDSYRKNQDTKKRKLDPS, from the exons ATGTCTGGGACTGAAGAAGCAATTCTTAGTGGCCATCCTGCTGGTGGCAACTCTGTATTATGCTTTGGTCAG TACCAATACACAGCAGAAGAGTACCAGGCCATCCAGAATGCTCTGAGGCAGAGGCTGGGCCCAGAATACATAAGTAGCCGCATGGCTGGAGGAGGCCAGAAG gtgTGTTACATCGAGGGTCACAGGGTAATTaatctggccaatgagatgtttGGGTACAATGGCTGGGCACACTCTATCACACAACAGAACGTGG ATTTTGTTGACCTTAACAATGGCAAGTTCTACGTGGGCGTCTGTGCATTTGTGAGAGTCCAGCTGAAGGTGAGGGTGATGGAGGGGACGTGCTGCCTGCAGGCACGGGGCAGGTGGGAGAGTGAGCAG GATGGTTCGTATCATGAGGATGTGGGCTATGGTGTCAGCGAGGGCCTCAAGTCCAAAGCCTTGTCTTTGGAGAAGGCGAGGAAGGAGGCAGTGACCGATGGGCTGAAGCGAGCACTGAG AAGTTTCGGGAATGCACTTGGAAATTGTATTCTGGACAAAGACTATCTGAGGTCACTAAACAAGCTTCCACACCAG CCGCCTCTTGGAGTGGACTTAACTAAAGCGAAGAGACAAGACTTTGAACCATCTGTGGAACAAGCCAGATATAGCAGCTGCCGACAGAACCTGACTCTGGGACCCCCCAAACCACAGGAGGTGACGTCCCCTTGCAGACCAAGCCACCACGTTGTGATTCAGGGGATGAGGACAGCAGCTCCGGGTGCAGGCCACGTGCCCTCCCCGCCCCTGCTCCTTCCCAG AAGCCCGACCTCCGCCGCCACAGAGAGCGATGCCACGTACCAGCGGAAGCTCCGGCAAAGACAGCTGCAGCAGCGGTTCCGGGAGCAGATGGAGAAACAGCAGCAGGAACCCCCGTCTGGCCCACCCGCCGAGAAGCAGGGTCCTG GAGAAACAAACTTCTCAGGTTTTTTTCGCAGTTTGATGAGAAGAGAGGATATAGTATCGTCCGTCCTCTTTTATACGGATCTGCAG CAGCTCTGCCACCGGAGCCACCTGCCGGAACTGCTGCTTCAGAGCCGCTCACCCAGACAGACGTGTTTCCAGGTCAGGAGGGCTAGAGGAGTGACTTCAGTCCTAATCAGTAAATACCTATCAAGTGCCT ACAGTCTTGAAATGTGGTACATGGCTCTAGATGCAGGGGACAGTGTGGTCAAGCCCTTGTCTAAACCAGAACCGCCACAGACCCCTGCCGCCTCCGTCCTGCAGAACGAGATGGAGACCTGGAACAGGACCCCACAGAGCCTTTGCCACCAGAATCCACAGGCAAAATCTGGACCCTGGCACCTTCAAACTTACAACCTTAACCAACACGTAACAG GAGACTGTGATTCATATAGGAAGAACCAGGACACGAAGAAAAGGAAATTGGATCCATCTTGA
- the RAD52 gene encoding DNA repair protein RAD52 homolog isoform X14: protein MSGTEEAILSGHPAGGNSVLCFGQYQYTAEEYQAIQNALRQRLGPEYISSRMAGGGQKVCYIEGHRVINLANEMFGYNGWAHSITQQNVDFVDLNNGKFYVGVCAFVRVQLKVRVMEGTCCLQARGRWESEQDGSYHEDVGYGVSEGLKSKALSLEKARKEAVTDGLKRALRSFGNALGNCILDKDYLRSLNKLPHQPPLGVDLTKAKRQDFEPSVEQARYSSCRQNLTLGPPKPQEVTSPCRPSHHVVIQGMRTAAPGAGHVPSPPLLLPRSPTSAATESDATYQRKLRQRQLQQRFREQMEKQQQEPPSGPPAEKQGPAALPPEPPAGTAASEPLTQTDVFPERDGDLEQDPTEPLPPESTGKIWTLAPSNLQP from the exons ATGTCTGGGACTGAAGAAGCAATTCTTAGTGGCCATCCTGCTGGTGGCAACTCTGTATTATGCTTTGGTCAG TACCAATACACAGCAGAAGAGTACCAGGCCATCCAGAATGCTCTGAGGCAGAGGCTGGGCCCAGAATACATAAGTAGCCGCATGGCTGGAGGAGGCCAGAAG gtgTGTTACATCGAGGGTCACAGGGTAATTaatctggccaatgagatgtttGGGTACAATGGCTGGGCACACTCTATCACACAACAGAACGTGG ATTTTGTTGACCTTAACAATGGCAAGTTCTACGTGGGCGTCTGTGCATTTGTGAGAGTCCAGCTGAAGGTGAGGGTGATGGAGGGGACGTGCTGCCTGCAGGCACGGGGCAGGTGGGAGAGTGAGCAG GATGGTTCGTATCATGAGGATGTGGGCTATGGTGTCAGCGAGGGCCTCAAGTCCAAAGCCTTGTCTTTGGAGAAGGCGAGGAAGGAGGCAGTGACCGATGGGCTGAAGCGAGCACTGAG AAGTTTCGGGAATGCACTTGGAAATTGTATTCTGGACAAAGACTATCTGAGGTCACTAAACAAGCTTCCACACCAG CCGCCTCTTGGAGTGGACTTAACTAAAGCGAAGAGACAAGACTTTGAACCATCTGTGGAACAAGCCAGATATAGCAGCTGCCGACAGAACCTGACTCTGGGACCCCCCAAACCACAGGAGGTGACGTCCCCTTGCAGACCAAGCCACCACGTTGTGATTCAGGGGATGAGGACAGCAGCTCCGGGTGCAGGCCACGTGCCCTCCCCGCCCCTGCTCCTTCCCAG AAGCCCGACCTCCGCCGCCACAGAGAGCGATGCCACGTACCAGCGGAAGCTCCGGCAAAGACAGCTGCAGCAGCGGTTCCGGGAGCAGATGGAGAAACAGCAGCAGGAACCCCCGTCTGGCCCACCCGCCGAGAAGCAGGGTCCTG CAGCTCTGCCACCGGAGCCACCTGCCGGAACTGCTGCTTCAGAGCCGCTCACCCAGACAGACGTGTTTCCAG AACGAGATGGAGACCTGGAACAGGACCCCACAGAGCCTTTGCCACCAGAATCCACAGGCAAAATCTGGACCCTGGCACCTTCAAACTTACAACCTTAA